The genomic region GATCAATCAACCTCTGATGAATGTGATTTGAGATTTGCGACTCTGCAGCTGAGGGAAACAGTGTAACAGCCTACAATAAGTCTGTTCTTTAACCATCATTTTGTCTCACATTTTCCAGGTCATCATTGACGAGTTGATCAAAAAGCTGGATGTTAACCTGAACGAGGACATTGGGAACTTGTCTCCCGAGGAGCTGAGACAGAGAGTGGACGCTGCCATTGCTCAGATAGTGAACCCAGCCAGGGTGAAGGAGCAGCTGGTGGATCAGCTCAAGACTCAGATCAGGGACCTGGAGATGTTCATCAACTTCATCCAAGGTACAGTCTCAGATATGGTTCAAGTTGTCATTCAATGGGAGGggaatttcctgttttattgcAGTGCCtgctcatttgttttcattttactgtttatctgttgtttttttaaaattgggTTTAATGACTTTGTGTTTTCGTCCAAAAGATGAAGTGGGGAACCCTCTTTTATCAGACGGTGGACACAGCCAGCAGCCACAAGCAGCAGGGACCAATGCCAGAACTCCAGGAGCGAAGAAGAAAGGTCAGTCAGTCGGTTTGTCAAACTGCAGTTGCCATTTACTGTTTGTAATAATAAAGCCAGTAGATGACTGATCAGTTGGGACAACCAACCTTAAGATCTGACTTCATCTGTCCAGTCTAAGTATATTCTTCTGGTTTTTCACCCCTCGCTGCAGTGGACCCAGAGCAGGCCCAGAAGATGCGAGAGACCGGCCTGCAGCTGATCCAGAAGGCCCTCGCTGTGCTGCAGATCTTTGCTGCGAGCCAATTTGGCTGCGCACCCGGCCATGTTCCTCAGAACATGTGGTCTCAGGAGTCATCGGGGCAAGACTACGGGCCATTGCTGCAGCACCTGGAGACAGCTGTTGACAAGGTGCGAGTGCTGGCGTCATGCAGACAGCCCTCCCTCGAACATGTCGTCAACTACACCAGCAACTCTGCGCTGGGACCTCGAGACGAGCTGACAGCATCTGTGAGGAAGGAGCTGGCGATCGCTCTGAAAGACTTGTTGGCTCACGGGCTCTTCTCCCCCTCCCAGACCATGAGCCTGGTGCTGGCACCCATCTCCTGCCTGCTGCCTTACAGACCAGCCCCACAGACCATGCACCCATGGGAACTCTTTGTTAAATTCTACCACTCCAAAAACGGAAAGGCCTTCGTAGAGACGCCAGCCCGCCAGCTTTCACAGTCCTTCAGCCTGCCTGTAGGCGGCGGCCCGGTGACCATCACCCCTAAACAGTCTCTGCTGTGGGCCATTCACACAGTGCTGAAGGAGCACGGACGCTACAAACGAGGACCAGACACAGAGTTCAAAGCGCTGGTGTGCATGGCTCTGAACGAGCAGCGGCTGGTGTCATGGCTCAACCTGCTGTGTAAGTCTGGGACTCTGATACACCCGCACTACCAGGCCTGGAGCTACATGGCCCAGACCGGCTTTGAAGGAGCCCTGCGAATCCTGGGCCGCATCAGCCACCTCAAATTCAACCTCCCAGTGGACCTGGCTGTCCGGCAGCTGAAAAACATTAAGGATGCTTTCTGAGCAGCCAACACTAAGCTCAAAAATCAAGTATTTCATCAGCTACACTGCTCTTAGCTAGCATTCAGGACCAAAAGCATGACTTTGTGCTTCAAGTATGAAACCTTCTAAAGGTTATTTAAGTAGCCACCCATCTTAAGTAAAGTGCAAGTGTGTGATGTCTGCAGTACATGCATGGATGATTATGTTGTGTGAGCTTCAGCCATGAGCAACCATAATCAGTATATCCCACTATGTTTAAGATGCCAAAATGTCAAGATGACAACGCTTCTGGTACTGTAAACATGCCTTAGAGAGAAGATTGAGATTACCTCATCTTTAGTGAAGCCTTCCTGACCTTTGCAACCTGTGCTCATACTACTGTATCATTCCCCTGTGTACATGATAGTGTCCTAACCTATGCAGCAAAGAGAGAGGTTGGATTTGTACAGTAATCAGTACTGTAACGTGTGGCTACCACAGAGACATTCCAGGAAGAAAAACAGTGAGCAGAAACTTGATACTGTGGCGTCTACACAGTAACCAGAGCTTGTGATGTATTGGTTCATCGTTTACAGTGACAAAGTACAGTGACCTCTGTTATGGCTTTCATGATTTTGGCAGTAAATAATGTGTAGCAGATTGGTTGATCACAAAGCACTCAGGTCAACTTGAAATGAAAAACGTCTCCACCGTGATGCACCCCTCAAACATTACTTACTACAGTTAATGTGTAACGTCTACAAATACGCAGCTCTCAGCAACTCCATTTaaaaactgaagctgttatcacTTCTTGCACGCTGTGTTTCAGGTGTGTTAGACCCTGTATGAACTGCTGCTTTTCTCCTATTCCAGGTGTAGTTCAAATTGAAATGACAGTGATATTGTATAAGAATGATGTAATGGCTTACATCCCGTATTTAACACGACAGGTTtagttttgtttcctgtttttcagaGAAATTAGTTTTTATCATCCTGAGACAGCTGAGTTGCACGAATCATATCCTTAAAAACTGAATGTACAAACCATAGATGCTATTAAACTGAAGTTTAGTTTATATCTGCTGTATGTCTCCCTGCTGTTTATGGGATTAAAGCGCCAGTGTTCCTGGGCCCACATGTACGTATCAAACCTCTGAGAATCAGCGTGCTGATAAAATATCTGTGTTTGTATATCCTGAGATAAAAACCTGTGCACTTTGTGACTTGAGTGCACCCGCAGACACATTTTTAgcatttattttactgtgtaaATGAAGACTGTGTCTGTTAAATACAACGCTATATTTAGCCTCCTGTTTTCcccatttttgttgtattttgttcagctgttatattgtgatttatgtgaagagacatttatttattgcataGCATATTTTAGCTCACCCGTGAAGTAGGTAACATATCAGAACACTTTGTTGAAGTAGCTCGGAACTCTAGACACACTGAATCATTTAAATTGTgctatttatgttatttttatttgaacctttaatcataaataatatATTGGGAGATATGAAttgtcaggttttttttgtcGCTTTGTTTTTTATCATGTTTAATGCATACCTTcagctgtaaaaaataaaataaaaattaaacacaGTAGATGAACCACTGTGCTGCTTATGAGTCTTTGTTATCTCAGTTTTAAAGAAAGCAActttacacatatttttttttatttctttgtaatgGCAAAGCAATTTTTTCCACGCATTTCATAACACATTCATTGCATTAGTTCAATGAAAAATACTTATACACTGAttataataaatgaaaacatagtaGCCATCTCTAAGATTGGAGAGATTCTGAAAACTTGGACTTTTTGATTTAAAatttatcaaaataaattaGTAAGGTTATTGTTTTTCTGGTTATTGTCTttataatatgaaataacatTTGTAGCATCTTTAAAAATTGTATGGTATGTTTACTGAGGGAAATAATCCTCTAGCATCGTCCATAATGTGTATGAACAGTTGTAAAaaagttttgtgtcttttttatctttacaatctttacaaaaatcacatgcagtCTCTAGtcaaaatatgtttgtgtggAGTAACAAACCTATATAAAACAAGTCATGTTTTCTGCCTCTGAATTGAAGTTTCACACAAATCTTCCTCATGGAGTAGTTTTCTTTTGCtgtgaaaataatttatttttatgccAGGAGGTATTTCAGGGATGCTATTTGTCCTAATTGTCCTGATATTATTTcttcataaataaattaaatgatttAGTTACTTCGCAAATTcaaattaataatataaaatataatcatTGAATAATTGATGGTGTAATTTTATAGGTTATGATGAAACTTTCTTGATTCCCTGGGGATCCAGCAGATAAATTAGAATTAGGCActttaagtaataataataataataataataaatttaatttataaagcactttttatttagaaaaaaaaaatttctcaAAGTGCCACAGCACACAGTAAAAAGGTAGATCAATTAAaacattgtaaaaaaacaaattaaaaaagtcCTAGGCCAAGTCAAGTATCTATAATAATGTTAAAATTTTAAATGCAGAGCCTTTACTTCTTatagagtatttctacactgagGTTACTTTTACCTAAGTACAAGATTTACTCCTTCCAGCACTTCTTTCACGTCTGCCTTTATTAAAAGTTTGAATGCAgtatttttacttgtagtggagaAATGTTACTTGAGGTATTGCTACTTCTACTCAAGGAAATTATCTCATACttcaaacaaaaatttaaatacataaatatttttataaagTCTTCTTAAGAACATTTTAGCGGATAAGGGATGTGtgatactttttattttttaaataaataacacaatgAGGACTCTCTTCGGTCAGAAATTCACACCCGGAAGTGACGTAGCAGATGGGTAGTGTCAAAGGTCACAAAAACCTTCTCAACTTCCTTTCCTGCTAGCGGTGGCCGTAGAACAGCATCAGTGAGTGAAATTTACCTCCAAACAATCTTCAACCATCGCTCCAAATCTGATCAATTTAATAGTTTTTATCATCCAACATATATCATAATCACTCATTACGTTAAGATGAGTCTGTTATTTTCGTGTATTTAAATTGACATAGCAGGAAAATGATCATTTATTACACCGCTTCGTCTCCGTAGCGCTCATTTCAACATGGCAGTTTCCATTGGAACCGCCTGTTAAAGCGCCTGCTTTTATATGTTCAGACTGCCTCGTGTGCCGCTAAGATTTAAAATAACCTCATCATCTCTAACAATATCCATGGAGTATTTAAAAGTGAAATAAGTGTTTAAAGCACTGGAAACTCTCTGATAGTCGTTCCCTAGCtggatgctaatgctaacttagCCGGCTAACTGTGCAGTAACAGCTAGCCGGAAACTCACGTTTTAGTGTTTGGCTTGGTCATGTTCCCATCAGTGATGTTGCTTGTGAAGTGATGAATGTGCTGCGGTGACACAGGAGTTTGACTGTGTATTCTTCGTCACAGAAATGGGCAAGTTCATGAAGCCTGGGAAGGTGGTGATGGTCCTAGCTGGACGCTACGCCGGGCGCAAAGCTGTCATCGTCAAGGTAGGAAACATGGCTCTGGATGGATGTTATCTGCAACTCACTGGGTATGCAAACACCAACAGATGTTTTTTAATATGTACACGTTCAGAGTGGACATATAATAATTATACAGATCAGTCAATACCAAGGCTGCCATGTTCTCCTGTAATGGTGTCACTGCCTatttacacacactgtcacGTCCACCTACCTCATGTTAAAACCTGAGCCATATTTCCTGTATGTATACACACTTGGCTCATTAAGCTGATCCAGAGTTGTCACACGACTTGAAACGGTGAATAATTTTGCAAAATTCAAATGCTTGAAATTGCTGGAATGTTTCAAAGCAGCACTGCTGTTTATTGTCCATGGTCAGTGTCTGTCCTATAACACAGTCCTTTGTTTAACGTCTCTGCAGAACATTGATGATGGCACAACTGACCGTCCTTACAGCCACGCTCTGGTCGCAGGCATCGACCGCTATCCCCGTAAAGTGACCACGACCATGGGCAAGAAGAAGATTGCCAAGAGGTCCAAGATCAAGGCCTTTGTCAAGGTGTTCAACTACAACCACCTCATGCCCACCAGGTCAGTGTCCCATTTATACTTTTTTCCTGTGATAGGATACTGCATTGTTTTACTTACTTGTTTTACTGATGTGCTGTAGCaacttaaaacatttattttccaaCAATAAGTAAAGTATTTCCTTTGGAGTAAGCGATGCACTTAAAGTGTTGAGGTGAACATGAAACTGTCCCCTTGTGAAATCATCTGTGTGAAAGATGAGCAGCTGTGTTGGAGTGTATTTGGTGCTTTGATTAACAAGTCAAAGGTACAAGCCTGTGGGCATAAAAACACAAGGAGAGAAGTCAACCACTGCTCCCTAGGTGTATTTTGCTTACGTGATGAACTTAGCAGTCAGGGTTCCCATGGTCATGACAAACCTGGAAACatcatggaatttcacaatcacatttcccattagtaaaaatcattgaaagttttgAGTCATGGAATTTTGCTGTGCATAATTGAGTTGTTCCAGTAATTTTCCATGAATAACTTAATGTAATGTAACTTGATGGCAAACTTATTTCCTGAAGCTGTTGACGTAATGTGGCTTTAACATGCGTCGATGTGTGACAATTTGTTTAACATTACATACATATTCATTTTCTCCTCCCATTCTGTCTCTCCCCTCATGTATGCCAGCTAACTGAAATTACttttgaatagagtttgaatttgatatgtttgaaaaaaatgcaggGCAAGAATTTATTATGGGTCCATGAAatgtcatggaaaagttttgaaattttgtacatgaaaatgcattaaaacttAAATGGTAAGGTAAAGGTCCCACTTTGTAGAAacataataaaacatgaaaacttTTGGATTAGTCACTAATTTCTATCAAGTCTGAGACGATGAAGAGGTGTTTTGTTCTCAACCACAATGACAAAGCATTCTGAATTTGCTACAGTACTGATTCACGCCTCTGATGGGCTGCCTCTTCTGCAGTCTAGGCTCATGACTAGTGTTGTATTCAGAGCAGACTGTCATAAAAAACTGAGGAACAAAAAAGTTCTCAGAACTAGAACTGAGATCCATAATAAACCTATATTCTGCTGAATTAACCTGGAGATGCCTTTGTTCTGTTCTTCAGGAACACTGAAAATATCATTTaatgaaaaatttaaaaataagggGAAAATAACTTCAGAAACTGGCAGCTCCTCCTGCTTTGCAATACTTTTGTTGATataaagttaaaatgaaaaacttaAACTTATGTCACAGCTATCATGTGTTTATCTACATCCATTCTGGTCTTTCTGTTGCGTCTGTGGGCCACATCCTTGCTCCTCAAACTTCCTCATTTTAGCATCACTGGCTACTCAGTATTTTATTCGCAGTATCAGACATACCAGTTTTGATTTAATTAAAGCATCATTACAAACATATGTGATAGTCCAAACACAATTGGCAATTTGCGTCCTGACATGTAAACCTGAGACCATAACTTTTACATTTACTTTATGATAGCTGTGAAACAATTATTAGAATGATATTCAATGTTTATCCTTCTAAAAGGAGTGTGAAGCACTCTTTCAGATATTGTTGATTCCCTGAAAATCATCGTGCTCACCCCTGGAAGCAGGTTTGCTGTTAGTCAGATGCGAGAATTAGTTTAGTTTTGTTGTCATATTTGATTGATTAACTGTTGTTTGGTTTATAAATGAGATTGTAATATGAAATGAGATGCAATTTAAAGTAAATAATGATGCCTttgtaagaaaataaaatctTAATTACTTGGACATTGGATGTCATTTTGGCGCAATGTTGAATATGACATTTGGTTAGAAAACCTCTTAaagaacagagacagagtttAGAGTGACTATTGCCCATTATGacctagctcacctggtagagtgtgtGCCATATATAGACTGAGTCCTTTGCAGAAGCCCAGGTTCAATTCAaactgtggccctttgctgcgtattattccccttctctctctcccacctTTCTTGTCTGTCCAGCTGTCTTATCAATAAGAACAAAAATGCCCAAATCTTTAAAGTGTATTATACCTAAAATGTTGCTCCTTACTGAGCTGCATAACTTCAAGTTCTGTCACTTCAAGTTAGATTCCTCTGCGTGTGCTAGATGTGGACTCAAACGCACACAGATTTGATGAGCAGGTTTATTATCTGATTAACTTTTTGTCACGTAGGACACCTGATAAAAATCTTAGCAGTGATATGTTACGCTTATCGTCTTAAGGTGCCTTCCAGCTGCTCTTGTGTGAGAAACTAAGTTTCTTTTGCTCAGTTGTGTACTTGTGCAGAACCTTCTGCTCTATAAATTGTCCCCTGATTAAACAACCTTTTTCATTGTTGCATTCCGTTTTCCCTCAGATACTCTGTGGATATTCCTCTGGACAAAACTGTTGTCAACAAGGATGTCTTCAGGGATCCTGCTCTCAAGCGCAAAGCCAGGCGGGAGGCCAAGGTCAAGTTTGAGGAGAGGTGAGTCCGTGTAGCTCTGTTGGATTCTCAAGTTCAGTGTGCATCATATAGACGTGTTCTGACTGGACCTCCAGAGGCCGTTCAGACACATAATGGCAGAACGGTGTCACTTGTAGCATCCAGAATTAAACCAGAGATATTGCCTTCACCACATGCTGTTCATTCTTTGTAGGATGGATAAATGTCTGTCACTTATACAATCATGTGTTTTGTGAATACATATAATAATCCTGataacaaacatcagaaattGG from Epinephelus lanceolatus isolate andai-2023 chromosome 18, ASM4190304v1, whole genome shotgun sequence harbors:
- the rundc1 gene encoding RUN domain-containing protein 1; this encodes MSTEELSASDSEAVLAGAGERWAPVGAVASPEDESRSGSAGQRKQRGSSSATEEDMAARLEKLKEEQELLNSSLLALTSHFAQVQFRLKQIVHAQTEEKERMLAELEEFAFRGCPHVVGCRAQDAKQLENSSEREKRERLEAQREKQKDLIFQLKTQLDDLERFAYQEGSYDSLPQSVVMERQKVIIDELIKKLDVNLNEDIGNLSPEELRQRVDAAIAQIVNPARVKEQLVDQLKTQIRDLEMFINFIQDEVGNPLLSDGGHSQQPQAAGTNARTPGAKKKVDPEQAQKMRETGLQLIQKALAVLQIFAASQFGCAPGHVPQNMWSQESSGQDYGPLLQHLETAVDKVRVLASCRQPSLEHVVNYTSNSALGPRDELTASVRKELAIALKDLLAHGLFSPSQTMSLVLAPISCLLPYRPAPQTMHPWELFVKFYHSKNGKAFVETPARQLSQSFSLPVGGGPVTITPKQSLLWAIHTVLKEHGRYKRGPDTEFKALVCMALNEQRLVSWLNLLCKSGTLIHPHYQAWSYMAQTGFEGALRILGRISHLKFNLPVDLAVRQLKNIKDAF
- the rpl27 gene encoding large ribosomal subunit protein eL27, which codes for MGKFMKPGKVVMVLAGRYAGRKAVIVKNIDDGTTDRPYSHALVAGIDRYPRKVTTTMGKKKIAKRSKIKAFVKVFNYNHLMPTRYSVDIPLDKTVVNKDVFRDPALKRKARREAKVKFEERYKTGKNKWFFQKLRF